The DNA region TGCTGGGCTAAGTTAAAGCTGGAGTGCAGCAAGGACACAGTGACAGTAACAATAGGAAGTGACAGCCAATTGTGGCAGCTCTAGTCCAGGGATGGACTGAAGGAGTTCTGGTCTTGTGTCTAAGCACGACCTGTTCAAACAGGGCAGGCAAAAGCCCCTGCCTGGGACACCTGTCCTGAAGTCTTTGGACTTGCTTTATTTAGAGAAGCTCAGTTCTCAGGTGGCACCTGCTGGCTTCTGAGGGATTACACCCAACCAGCTCAAGgtgctcttttttctttccttttcctcagcTTGGGAAGAGCTGCCTTCTTCCAGTTTGCTCCTCCATACATTCAGTTACTCAGAATTAATACTAACATAAAAATTTGTTCTTGGTGTCAACTTAGTTATTTAAGAAATAATTTCTTCATAATGCAGCTCACACATCACACTGTTACAAATCAGTGTGCATTAAGGACAATTAAGATATACCTTCCAAAATTAACAGCAAAACAACTGGTTCATGTATCAACCCTACTAAGTCCCACAAACCCTGAAATTTACATATGTAAGTTAATATAATTAAATTTGCTTCAGTTTAGTAAGGTTATGGATTTGGTCAGAAACAATATTTCACTTACCTGTGATGTAGCCTTCTAAAGCTTTTGGCACCAGTGATTTTGCAGTTCTCAGGTCCTCAGCTGAGCACTTGCCTGCTTCGAGCCCAAAGGACATTCCCATTCTCTTCAGCACCTCACTGTCATCATGAATCTCAAAAGTATTATCGAAATTAAAGAGGTATTCAAATCTGCAtggaaaaaattaaaagtgaGATGGTTCTGAAAAGAGCACAGCTGTGCTCTTCTTGCCTATTCTTTCTCTGATGGTTTTGGCATGTACTAAGGTAAGCACCTGAAGTCCTGGTTTTCTGTAAGGGGTCCTCAAGGAAAGAGAAGTGCAAGAAATGCTTTCTCTTTTCTGTGACTGGCATGCCTACAGGTTTAAAATGGCACATTCTCAATTAAAGTAACTTCACCATTGCAGGAACAAAGTTTAAAATTTTCTACCTCATTAAGTAGATTCAAAGGAGAAGAGGGAGGCCTTAATTAAACATGAACCTTCACTTGCACTAAAGCCAATAAGGTCACCTGAAGCCCTGTCACCAAAATAActattttgtttttctgctttcaCATTTCACTTTCTGTTCTAATGTGCAACACTCCTCCTGTGAACTGACCTATTTACTTTGGTATAATTTTGCTTCTTTGGATGCAGCTAGAAAAGCAGTCTGTTCAGAGTCATGTGTGTTCACAATCCACTGTTTCTGCTGCAGGACTTTTAAAGTGTTTTTAACTGCATATAAAAATGGAAATTGAGATATAAACTTCAGACAGCTTTAAGAAATGCAGGGGCATTTAGGCTGGTCTTACACTGTCATCACAGGTATTAAAAGCCTGGACAGTTCTGGTCTGTAAAATAAGGCTCAGTTCCCAGTACCTCCTGTCCTGCCAACAAAACCTTTATCCTTGGAAAAGCAACTCATCTGTGaaatacagtctttaaaagaTAACTCACTGGTGGGTCTTCCATTATCTCTCCAAGCTCATGTCACATGTCAATTTTCTTGCTAGGTTGTTTTCTAATACTGATTTTCTTATACCTGAACCAGGAAACTTGGAAGCTTTATAGTTCTTGAGTTTATACGCAGAATTTTTAATTGGTAATATAATGTTTTGTGCTGGGTGTAATTATCAGTTACATACAGCATTTCTTCTGTGACTCATACCATATTACTTGTTAAACCTATTGTTTATGTACCTTTATTTATTTCAGCATAATCACATTAAGAAGGAAAATAAGATGTGTCATTTTCATTTCAACCTGTACAATTCCATCGCTGCTGCCTAAACTGGCACAGCTCGGTGTCATACCAAGCTACCACCAGCAAGCTGTAATTACTGACTCATAACTGAATTCCAATTTATGGCACAGCATCAAAAGCTGCATTTATTGATAGCTCTGCAATTCTTCTCCCATGTGCTGTGGCCAAATACTGGATGTCAGAAAGGAAGGCAACTTATTTTCCTTTCCCAGCAAGTTTCCAAACTGAGAAATTTACAGTCTTCAGTATTTCTTCAGTTTAGTTTCCAGCAGCCTGCAGTCACTGATACAGGAAATCCCTACACTTCCATTTTGCTGTTAACAGCTTTTTGAAGATTTTCTTTCAGGCACTTGACATGAGCCCCTTCTGAACCATAAACTTTTACCATGAACAAAATCAAATATTACTACTTGCATAGAGTGTTACAAAAACCTTTTTGTCATCACCTGGTTTCTTCTCTTAATGTCTCTCAATTTAATAAGCAACTGTGTGCAGCTGTTCTCTATACATGTTCCCATAACACTCATGACTTTTGAGACACCTGGGAATGCACTGTCCTCTCCTCTCTAGGCCAAAGAGCCCATCTGCTCCTTCTGTCAAAGCCCTTCCACAGCCTCAGCCCTTCTTGCTGCCCTCCTGTGTCTCTTGGTTATGCCATACTTGTCCCAAGAACATGAGAGTGTAGTATTCCAGATATAAAGCACTACATGCATCTAGCTTTACACTGTAGTCCTTGCTGGTTTTCCTGGTAATTCCCAGCATGATTTCAGTTGTTACTGAGAAATCAACTTTTGTTCTCACAGGAATTATCTGCTGGGCTACCATGTTATTATTCAGTGATACAAGGCAGGTCCAGAGGCCATCAATACTGTGTATGCAAAATTTGGGTACACTTCCAGCCCCTTTCCCATGATAAGTGCAAATTTGATCACCAGTGATTTTAATCTGGATTTTCTGCTGCTACAGGCAATTCTTTCTGTAAGGGTACAAGAGGCCACTTCCTACATGTTCTTGCTAATATACAGCACTGTATCTCCAGTGCTGTACAAAATCTGCATTTCCCCTTAGAGATGTTCTAATTTTCCAAGTTTCTGATACATCTATTGTGTCTGAATGCTTCTTTACAACAAGGTATTCTggctaatttttcttttttttttttttctctaggacCAACAGCATTTATACAGAAGTACCATATACACTAAATAAATTTTCCCTGTTTAAATGGGACTTACTTGTTCAGGTGCCTCATCTTTAAAATTAGTTCTTAACTACTTCCTTTTTACCTGAAGACTTTGCTTTTCCTGCTCCAGCTTCAGAAATGCCATTCCCAGCATGCTGCTTGGCACCCATCTGCCTTCTCAAACCCTAAACAAAGCTTGCCCAAtaacttctttctttttttttttttttttttttttttttaaatttatttgtgaGACattttgctctgttttggctgttCTTGCATAGGAAAACACTTAGAGGACACACACctattttccttctgatactgtaTCACCCTTATATGTAGGACATTTCAAAGCAATTACTTTCTGTAGAAGTTCCTCTGTAATTTTGTAATTCCTCTACAGTTTTGAGTAGCTAATGCTGTGAGCTTGGCTCTTCATTGGACTTACTAACAGCAGTACTTTATCTAAATGTTAtttggagaagaaaggaaaatggaAGCCCCTTAAAAAGTGGATTCAGTCTGGAACCAAGTGCAGAGCAAGCCCTCAAGCTGACCAGTGATggagtcaggcagcagaaacacTCCCCAATTAACTACAGACTGGGAAATCACCAAACCACCTTTGCTAACTGCCTTATTTAGCAGATCCGTGTAACAGTGGTTAAAACAGAGCAGCTTCTGGCACTGTTTACCTATTACTGCTGCCACTAATTAGTTGCACAAATAATAACCCCAGTGGAAAGCTGGCTTAATTTGGGTTGTACACTTAATGACCTCCAGGTGACACACTACCACAGCTGAGTTATATAAACTGAAGTATCAACAACAATAATTCTGGTGTGCTCACTTTTAGTAGGGAGTGTTTTCACACAGCTGGAGAGCACAGAAGTGTGTTACACTGCTCTGGATCCCAAATGCCAGATTAATCTCTGACAGCTCAAAACAGCAGTTCTGAAGTGTCAGTATGAAATTGTACAACTCTTTAACAACTTCAAACCTAAATGTAGAGTCCTGTTTAAAAGAGCAGGAAGACCTTTAAAATGAGACTACAGAATAAGGGTATAATTATGCTAAATCAAAAATGATCCTAAAGTTCCCAACTTGCTGAACTGCAGTGCTCTTGAGAGTATTCCACAAGTTTTGTGATAGAATATACTGAACTTCATTGAATTTTCTACAAAAAATCAGCTTTTAATTGCTGTTTTGCATGCTGGTGCATGGGTTACTAGAGTCTGCCTATTTTTGCTGTGTAATTGACTTGAAGTTCAGTACAGGATTTGCATACCACAGAGAGAAATCTGTAATCTACAGTATTAGAGCAAAGCCAGCTATTTCCAGCTAATAAACTGATTGTGAGCAGATTACCAGTTAAGGTAACAGCACCTCAAACTTCAGCCATATTTTCACAGGATGAAAAGCACAAACACCCACAATTATGTAACTGGAAGATTTTCAGATGAATGTGAATGCAACTGTAGCAGTTTGCTCACAAAGTATTACAAATCTCTGTATCTTTTCTTTCAAAGAACTTTTTGCTGTTAAAAAACATTTTCAAAGTTGTTATCATCACCTGGAGTATGTTACTTTTGTGTCACATGGGTAACCTTGTATTTCTGACTGTGTACATTTTTATGGCATACTAAGAGTAAGAATTCACATGGCTGCTTTAAAAGGTAGTGCTCTCCTAGTAAACAATTTCATTACGTTATTTCTTCTGTGCAGGGAATGCTCTTTGAAATGTCAGCCTGAAGTGCCTTTTACAATAGTAAAAGTCAGCCTGTTTTAACTAGAGATTGTAAGGCAGTGTTAATAAACTCATCCATATTATTACTGCAGTTGCATTAAATATTGAAAGCAACAACAAGCAATGCCCTGAAGTGACAGCTGCAAACGTAATGCAATAATTGCTTCTAGTAAACTAGAAAAATTTCCCTCACTTGTTTGAGGAAAAATTCCAGtccacaaagaaaataaaataataaaaattaatttcacaAACACTCACTTATCACTTGATATGCTGCAGTCTATAATTGTTCTTTTGCTAGTGTTGACTATTAAGAAAGGCAGCTGTATTGTGGAGGTCAAAGAGGGAGGGCCTTGATTTTGCTGTTCATTTTGCTGATTTCTTTGTACCAAGTTTTTAAATGCTATTTGctgtaaaataaaagaaagaaaaaaatgatcACTGACAATAAAAGAGCAGACATCAGTGTTTCCAGGAAATGAAACCTTATATCATAATGTCTTATTTACCAACTCTCAATACCTTCAGTAATTTTTTGTCAAAAGTGAGTTGTGGCCTTACTTTCTCTTGGCACTAGTGAAGTTCACCAGGAGCAGAAGTTAAACTCAATTTTTGCACACATTTACTATTGACTGTTTCCCCTCATATTCCCTGGAGAAGAAACAAGAAAGGAGCACTAAGGCATGCTGGAGAATGCTTCCCCAATGCCTTTCAAAAGGCTCTGGAGTCAGAGGTCTTCTCTGGTACTTTTTATGTGTAATTGCCTCAGGGTAGGAGATACCTACACTGAAACAGAAGTTCCCCCACTTCCCATATCTGTATTTTTATTCTCTTTCCCTTCTTATCCATCACCTTCTTCTCCCTCTCAAAAGAATTCTCTCTCCTCTGGAAGGTATTAAGCAGATGCTGTTTGTGACACCACTCTCTGCCTGCTGGTTTCTTATATCTGACTGCACATGTATGAAAATGTGTGCGTTTAGGAAATTATTTTAGGTTATTTGAGGGACTAAAAGTCAGTGAACTTACCCACCTGAGGCACTGCTTATTCCATTTAAGGGGAAAAAGATGGATAGCCACAATCCCAAAGGACTGGCAAATCCTTTGGCAATCAACACAATCAGGGCAATAATGACAGTTGTGAAAAGTAAGGAAATCAACTCTGTCAATATTTGGACTAAAAGTTAAGAGGGCCTGAGGTGCCTTATTTTCACTAGTGTAATTTCATGTTATTGCTGGAGGAACTGCTGCTGTATTGGGTCAGACAGATAGAATCCCAATTGTACCCTAAGTGGAGAAACAGCTTTTAGtgaccaacaaagaaaagcatcagatATTTGAAAGTTTCAGTGAGTATCAATTACATGAAAACTGTATCACTGCAGTTGACTAGCAATAAAGTGTAGCCTTGTTGCCTGAAAACTCATAAAATCATTTGATTACATTTAAATTACTAGAAGTCTGCACAGACTAGAATGTTAAGGAATGCTCATAACTATATTTATAAAATGTTACTTTATAAACAAGATGCTTTTGAAATATATTTCAACAATTAAACCTAAAAGTAATCTCGAAGGTATGGGACAGAAAGTAAAGGTGTTGGATTTGCCAGCCTTCCACTCAAGATCCAGAAATGTCTACGTTCCCCAAAACAACTCTGCACACATTTACACAAGTTCTGTTGTGAACTTCATAGCTTAGACCAAAGAGAAAATTTGGATAATGACTCAGGGTAGCTCTGAGGGAACTTAGAGTCAACAAAGGGGACTTGTGACTTATTCCTATTCCCACTGAGGTTGGCAGGGCTTCAGCAGaacacctaggaaagcttgtggcACACAGATGGAGTGTGCTGATTTACAGCAGGCAAAACTGAACCACAGAGTGTCAGCAGGAGGTCCCCTACCAGAATCCAGAAAGGTCACACCGGTCAAACTTTTCTCCTTAGTGTGTCACAGCTGTTAGTTAAATCTAGAAAGAACTTCAGAAGGTCTAACATTTGGATTTACACTTGACATTTtcatttatggggaaaaaaattaaaattaaacataCCTGCAGTAGCAGTTCTTGCAGTTGGGCTCGCTTCTGTTTTATCCTTTCAATCCGCTTCTGCTTTTCTATCTTAAAAGATAAATGTAAATGCATCAAGATCCTTAATTACCTTGTCCATTCCCTTGTGCCAAACTGAACTGGCTTTCTCTGCAAATGGGGGCAAATTGCATGGACATAAGATTTCTCCATTAAACAGGTCTGGCAGACTGAAAGGTCTTTCTTTGTCAACAGTTTTAAGTCCAGTAAAGATTTAATTATTACAAGAGACTTTTATGTCCCTCCCATTCTGCTTCTTCTGTGTTGCACTGAGTGCAAACTGGCACCAAATCAAACACTTGCTCAAGAGGATGAGCAAGTATTTGATTTGGTGCCAATCTGGTGCCAATTTGGTGCCCTTCTGCCCTCCACTCTTTTGGAATTGTGCATGTCCCACTGTTCTCCTAGCTGCAAACCACTAGACATAAATACATGGAGGCTGGGCTTATGATCACCTATATCCTCCCAGTGACCTCCCCTTTTTGTTTGAGACTTGACTAAACTGACAAGACTGCAGCAACAAAAAGGGCATTTTCTGTgggagcacagctcctgcagcagttCAGTCACTGCTGGTTGATGTGGGCAGGCTGCTGTACCTGGGACAGgcggggctgggacagggcagagctCACCCTGCAGGTACAGCAGTGTTTGGCAGTGTCCTCTGGGGCAATGCTGAAGAACTGGACAACAGTCACTGGGGCTGAAAGGGCTTTTTGCTCATCATCCTCTTTGGTGCCATCTCTGTATCTCTGGCTCCCAAAAAAATGTGGTATTTTAAATCTTAGCTGGCCCAAACTCCTCTCTATCTTATTTGCAAGGTTGCTTTGTGGTGGTTCCCTCCTCACACATTTTAATGTTTAAAATGCATCCTTCAGTTGGCTTTCTGTGCTGTGACTCTTAAAACCAGTGAGCAGTACAGCTCTCATTCAGGCATGGTTCCTATATAACAAGCTCTTTTGCAGTGATTTTTGTACTGGTAATCTTATTACAGATTTATATTGTAAGAGCAGTTGCCACTCTATACAGCCTTAAAAGCAAATTAATTCTGATTTCACCATGAAAATGCAACTttgttttacattcttttctgttatgtcAGAGGAAGCAACATTTTTTGAAAAACATGGCTGGCTTCCAATTTGTGCATGTGTAATTACAGCTTGAAACAGTGAATTGCATATGATTATTGAAGATGAGACAATGAAACTCAAGTTCCATATTTGTAACAATAGCCTATACTGGAGACAATGCATTCACATGAATGCATGCAAAATGTAGATTTAtctagaattaaaaaaaacatCCTGGAGCATAATGATTGAACACATGCATTCTCCTTGGATGGATGTATTTTTCAAGTCACTGTAATGGAAAAGGACAGTAAAAGCTTTTCTCTTACCACATCTAGAGAGACAATTGATGTAAATGACCCTGCACAAAAAGAACTGTTCTGTACTGCAGAGGCACCCACCTACCTTTTAAGATACCTAATGTCCAAGTGTCACAAATGGAGATGTATTTGCAGATAGCCATTACAGCAGGCTGCAGTAAATTCAGTGATTTGTGCTTTTTATTTATAGCACATTTGGCCTGAAGGACAGGCAACATTTGTGCATATAAATTCTGGCATCCCTGCAAAAAACACTGTAACTCTTAGTCTgctgaaaaaataatgaaaataactgATAAGTAAAACTTCTTCTTGCTTTCTCTGGCAGATCATAACTAGTATCTGACATTCCAGCAGgaatttttttcaatttaattccCTTTGAATTATATTTCCTAGTACAGACATTAATAGAGAATTGGTCTCATTTTAAATGGAAACCATTTTGTGAGCGTAACTGAACCATAAATTCTTTTTACTTTCTTCTGGTTATTTCAAGGTATGACAGACTTTAATCTTAAAAATAATCCCTGATTTCACCAATGACCATTTTTGTAAGGTAAACAGcttggctttttaaaaaaactaAATATAATGTATACTAAATGAAACTGAACTAAGCATACACAAACATATTTTTTCAGTTTATTCCAATATCAGAATTTGTATTTCCATAGTGCACAAGCATCAAAACCAATCAGGttcaaattaagaaaaaaatccctcttcTAAAGAAGAGCAAGTCAATTATCAGAACATGGGAACAAGCCAGAATTTCCCATGTACCTCTAGATTCTGACACTCCTGAGCTGAGTTTGTGGGAAGGCCGATCCATCggatttccttcttctcctttgaaatGATGTTCATTGCCATCAGGACGTTGAGCGCATCGTAAACTCTCCGTCTAATGTTCTTCTGATCATAAGCCTGCTAAGAAAATAATACAACACTAATTACCACAAAAGAAttgaaataaaaaaggaaaagcaattgAACACATCCTCCACAGACATGGAGCAGCTCAAATGCCAGAATGGCAGCTCTGGTCAGAGTGGTATTAAACCACAATCCTTCACCTGTGATGCCCCTTGGACACCACATGAGCATGCTTGGTTGCAAATGGAAGTTTCAAGTCTTCCTGAAGCATCTCTGCAGGAAATTCCATCATGGTAAGTCTGGCACAGTTGAAAAGCCTGACAAGACCTCATGTACAAGAGTAGCCTTTTCTTAAAGTTAGTTATTTTGTCAGATTCTTCTACTTTGTTTATAATTTAGAGGGAGTTCAATTCTTCACCTTAATTCTGTATTTTGTGATTTCAAATGGTAAGTCTTTATATTTGAGAACTAGTTAAGTGAAGGAGACTATGGACTGTGGCAGGACAGTGCAGAAACAGAATTCCATGATAAAACAGACAAACCTGTATTGGTATAACAAAATTCAACACATATTTGCTTACTGAATCTGTTGCTAGGTGGCTGTTAGAATTTGTGAATTCTGACACGAGCTCGTCAGCTACTTCATTGTATGAAGTTGTTCCTTTACGTTGAACTTTTTCACAAACTTTCATTGAAAAATGCCTCAGACCCTTCCCATTTTTATCTCCTTTCTTGCTTCTCTTACTGAAAAGAGAAAAGTATTATTTTAATACATTGAATGTTAATAAGGTACTTTGTTACACAGCAAAAGGTCTGCACTTTGTAACAGAAATCTGGACTatgtaaatgaaaaataaaagttttgcATCAATTTCTTGTTTCTTACAAGTTGGCAAAAAAGTGCACTAGAGCCCCTTCCTTGACTATTTCTACACTGGTAGCATTTGAACACATGCTGCTGGGAAGATGCTTAAAATGGATTTGTAATTCATCTCCAGGTAGTCTCACAAaagaacaaccaaaaaaaagaggaGAATCTCCCAGGGTGCTTATGTACCTGGGAGCTATGTCTATGTGGAGCTCTCATGTGTGTGCCTAAAATAGAAAGGCTCAAACCTCCCTGTGTAATATACAGCAGGAGATACTAAACTTGGTCATTGAGGGAATTAAAATGTGTCCATCATAGAATATATCCACACATATACATCACAGTATATAGACCTATACATCCATCTATTCTATGATGTATCCatcatagaacagacacaagaaTCTCTTTTGTGCAGAGTAAGTACATAGTCATTGGATTTTAAGGTGCTAAATTAAGAACTGGCAAACTGTCAGGGTTATTTGCCATTCACCTTCTTCCAGAAAAGGTAATGGTAATAGAAAAAAACAGGAGCAGTTGTTTTTATCACACAAACTAGATCTGGATATGTAATTCAATAGAAGCCTTTAAAAAGTTCAGctgtgttgtttttgtttcttttttccttttatttttaatcagtCTCATGGTTTCCTTTGACAATGTGCTCCAGGGAGAGCTGTTATTTTACAGAAAAAGGGCCCCCATCAGCAGTAAAAAGCTAAagaaactattaaaaaaataagaatggTTTTCAAACTTGTGAATGTACCTAAGAAAACAGAATACAGGTAAAATGaacaaaaaagaataaaaaggaaCATCAgcagacta from Melospiza melodia melodia isolate bMelMel2 chromosome 12, bMelMel2.pri, whole genome shotgun sequence includes:
- the TFDP2 gene encoding transcription factor Dp-2 isoform X3; its protein translation is MKYRAILSDMTAKNVGVTSTNGDLKGFIDQNQSPTKGNISVITLPVSSTNSPTKILPKTLGPINVNVGPQMIISTPQRLASSGSVLIGSPYTPAPTMVTQTHITEASAWGPGKRSKKGDKNGKGLRHFSMKVCEKVQRKGTTSYNEVADELVSEFTNSNSHLATDSQAYDQKNIRRRVYDALNVLMAMNIISKEKKEIRWIGLPTNSAQECQNLEIEKQKRIERIKQKRAQLQELLLQQIAFKNLVQRNQQNEQQNQGPPSLTSTIQLPFLIVNTSKRTIIDCSISSDKFEYLFNFDNTFEIHDDSEVLKRMGMSFGLEAGKCSAEDLRTAKSLVPKALEGYITDMSAGFSWVNQGLISSSAQAVSHFEAAGSIYDAKSSENAGLCLDAEVALATGQLLAPSSQQSSSAASRGETPCSFNEEDEEDEDEDSSSPE
- the TFDP2 gene encoding transcription factor Dp-2 isoform X2 → MKYRAILSDMTAKNVGVTSTNGDLKGFIDQNQSPTKGNISVITLPVSSTNSPTKILPKTLGPINVNVGPQMIISTPQRLASSGSVLIGSPYTPAPTMVTQTHITEASAWGPGERKRTQEIIESDFSESKRSKKGDKNGKGLRHFSMKVCEKVQRKGTTSYNEVADELVSEFTNSNSHLATDSAYDQKNIRRRVYDALNVLMAMNIISKEKKEIRWIGLPTNSAQECQNLEIEKQKRIERIKQKRAQLQELLLQQIAFKNLVQRNQQNEQQNQGPPSLTSTIQLPFLIVNTSKRTIIDCSISSDKFEYLFNFDNTFEIHDDSEVLKRMGMSFGLEAGKCSAEDLRTAKSLVPKALEGYITDMSAGFSWVNQGLISSSAQAVSHFEAAGSIYDAKSSENAGLCLDAEVALATGQLLAPSSQQSSSAASRGETPCSFNEEDEEDEDEDSSSPE
- the TFDP2 gene encoding transcription factor Dp-2 isoform X1, encoding MKYRAILSDMTAKNVGVTSTNGDLKGFIDQNQSPTKGNISVITLPVSSTNSPTKILPKTLGPINVNVGPQMIISTPQRLASSGSVLIGSPYTPAPTMVTQTHITEASAWGPGERKRTQEIIESDFSESKRSKKGDKNGKGLRHFSMKVCEKVQRKGTTSYNEVADELVSEFTNSNSHLATDSQAYDQKNIRRRVYDALNVLMAMNIISKEKKEIRWIGLPTNSAQECQNLEIEKQKRIERIKQKRAQLQELLLQQIAFKNLVQRNQQNEQQNQGPPSLTSTIQLPFLIVNTSKRTIIDCSISSDKFEYLFNFDNTFEIHDDSEVLKRMGMSFGLEAGKCSAEDLRTAKSLVPKALEGYITDMSAGFSWVNQGLISSSAQAVSHFEAAGSIYDAKSSENAGLCLDAEVALATGQLLAPSSQQSSSAASRGETPCSFNEEDEEDEDEDSSSPE
- the TFDP2 gene encoding transcription factor Dp-2 isoform X4: MKYRAILSDMTAKNVGVTSTNGDLKGFIDQNQSPTKGNISVITLPVSSTNSPTKILPKTLGPINVNVGPQMIISTPQRLASSGSVLIGSPYTPAPTMVTQTHITEASAWGPGERKRTQEIIESDFSESKRSKKGDKNGKGLRHFSMKVCEKVQRKGTTSYNEVADELVSEFTNSNSHLATDSQAYDQKNIRRRVYDALNVLMAMNIISKEKKEIRWIGLPTNSAQECQNLEIEKQKRIERIKQKRAQLQELLLQQIAFKNLVQRNQQNEQQNQGPPSLTSTIQLPFLIVNTSKRTIIDCSISSDKFEYLFNFDNTFEIHDDSEVLKRMGMSFGLEAGKCSAEDLRTAKSLVPKALEGYITGT